From one Populus alba chromosome 17, ASM523922v2, whole genome shotgun sequence genomic stretch:
- the LOC118029741 gene encoding cytokinin hydroxylase, which translates to MATIVLVLTALLVIFLISFFKIAYDTISCYFLTPRRIKKIMEKQGVRGPKPRPLIGNILDVADFVSQSTAKDMDHITHDTVNRLLPHYVAWSKQYGKRFIYWNGVEPRLCITETELIKELLIKYSSKAGKSWLQREGTKHFIGRGLLMANGSDWHHQRHIAAPAFMGERLKSYAGLMVECTKKMLQSLQNAVESGQTEVEIGEYMTRVSADIISRTEFNSSYEKGKQIFHLLTELQSLCHQATRHLCLPGSRFYPSNYNRQIKSKKMEVDRLLLEIIQSRKDCVEIGRSSSYGNDLLGILVSEMEKKRSDGFNTNLQLIMDECKTFFFAGHETTALLLTWTVMLLASNPSWQEKVRAEVNEVCNGETPSIDHLSKFNLLNMVINESLRLYPPATLLPRMAFEDIKLGDLHVPKGLQIWIPVLAIHHSEEIWGKDANEFNPDRFASKPFAPGRHFIPFATGPRNCIGQSFAMMEAKIILAMLISRFSFHISDSYRHAPVVVLTIKPKHGVQVYLKPLNS; encoded by the exons ATGGCTACGATCGTGTTGGTTTTAACAGCTCTATTAGTTATATTCCTTATTTCATTCTTTAAGATTGCATATGATACCATATCGTGTTATTTTCTTACACCAAGACGCATCAAAAAAATCATGGAGAAGCAAGGAGTGCGTGGCCCCAAACCCCGCCCTCTTATCGGCAACATCCTAGACGTCGCCGATTTTGTATCTCAGTCGACTGCCAAAGACATGGATCACATCACTCACGACACAGTCAATCGTCTCTTGCCACATTATGTTGCTTGGTCTAAACAATACG GGAAAAGGTTTATATATTGGAATGGGGTGGAGCCAAGGCTGTGCATAACAGAGACTGAATTGATCAAAGAACTTTTAATAAAGTATAGCTCTAAAGCTGGTAAGTCATGGCTGCAAAGAGAGGGAACCAAACATTTTATCGGTCGTGGTTTGTTAATGGCTAACGGAAGTGATTGGCATCATCAACGCCATATTGCTGCGCCAGCATTCATGGGAGAAAGGCTCAAG AGCTACGCAGGGCTAATGGTGGAATGCACAAAGAAGATGCTCCAATCACTGCAAAATGCAGTGGAATCTGGCCAAACGGAGGTAGAAATTGGTGAATACATGACTAGAGTGAGTGCTGATATAATTTCAAGAACCGAATTCAACAGTAGCTATGAGAAGGGGAAGCAAATATTCCATCTCTTAACAGAGCTGCAAAGTCTTTGCCATCAAGCAACTAGGCACTTGTGCCTTCCCGGAAGCCG GTTCTATCCTAGTAACTACAACAGACAAATAAAATCCAAGAAGATGGAGGTGGATAGACTACTACTGGAGATCATACAAAGCCGAAAAGATTGCGTAGAGATCGGTAGAAGTAGTTCTTATGGAAACGATTTACTGGGGATTCTTGTGAGTGAGATGGAGAAAAAGAGAAGTGATGGTTTTAATACAAACCTTCAGTTGATCATGGATGAATGCAAGACCTTCTTCTTTGCTGGACATGAAACAACTGCTCTTCTACTGACATGGACGGTCATGCTTCTAGCCAGCAACCCTTCTTGGCAAGAAAAGGTGAGAGCCGAGGTGAATGAAGTCTGCAATGGTGAAACCCCTTCAATTGATCATCTTTCCAAATTCAATTTG TTAAACATGGTTATAAATGAGTCTCTGAGGCTCTATCCACCGGCCACTTTGCTACCTCGAATGGCCTTCGAAGATATTAAGCTAGGTGATCTTCATGTTCCAAAGGGGCTACAAATATGGATTCCGGTTCTGGCAATTCACCATAGCGAAGAAATATGGGGAAAAGATGCAAATGAGTTCAATCCTGACAGGTTTGCCTCCAAGCCGTTTGCTCCCGGACGGCATTTCATCCCTTTCGCCACCGGACCGCGGAACTGTATAGGCCAGTCTTTTGCTATGATGGAAGCTAAAATCATATTAGCCATGTTGATTTCCCGGTTCAGCTTCCATATTTCTGATAGCTATCGCCATGCTCCGGTTGTTGTCCTCACAATAAAACCAAAACATGGGGTTCAAGTTTATTTGAAGCCCTTGAATTCGTGA